CTCCCCATCCCCGCGCAGGACCCTCGTCCTATGCTGCGTAGCGCAGAGGGGTACGAGCCCTGTCAGAAATCCAAGAAGACCTCTGTGTCGAAGAGCTGAGCGGAACAACTTCGCCTCCCTGTGCTCGCCCACAGGCACTGCACCTTTACTGCATCCGAGCTCCGGGGCcaggagaggcaggagcaggactCCAGCCTTTCCACGCACGGCAGAGCCGggctggcagagaggagcaCGTTTTCCATCGCCTCCATCTCTCCTCATCTCCTCCCTCAAGCAGAGGCCAACAGAGTGGAGGACAGCTCCCAGCCACCTAAGCGGGATTGGGGATGGAGAGCTAATCACCCCAAACTTCCGGAGAGACCCGCCAACACCCATCTGCCGTGCGGCCTCGTGGGGTTCTCCTTGCTCCATGTTTCCCCTTTGTCCTCAGAGCAGGTGTGCAGCTTCGGAGCAGAGACAGCTCACTCCCCCTGCAAGCCCCTGGCAGCCCCGCGAAGGGATGTGCTGTGCTATGCAGGCCTGCCAGCAGCGCCACTGCACCCTCCCTGCTTGAAGGATGGGGGCAGACAGAAACTAAAATAAATGGCTAAAAACGAGCATCAACTCAATGGTAAACTTGCACGTGGCTGGGATCCCGATGTCCTGTTTGTTCTGGAGGTGGAACAGGCTGGGAAAGACAGCAGCCCGGTTCAAAGAACAGTTTGGAGGGGTCAAAACTgatattttaactgttttttacGTGCGGATCAGATGACAGTAATATCTTTCTCATTAGGATGGTAATTAAACACCCTAGAGCACAGGTCTGATGAACATCTGTCAAGGACAACGCCATCCTGCCTCAGAGACGCAGATGTTCTTGTGCtaaaaggtctcttccagttttTCACTCCATTGGCTTTTTGTGGTTCCCATAAAGAGCGAAGGAAGCACGCTCTTGCATTTTTACTGAAGGAAACGCTCCATTACAGGTACAGGAAGAGGTGAAGGAAAAGGGTGCAGAGCACCCCCAGAGAACATTAAATTACACTATTCAGCTGAATAATTAGGTCTTATCAGGAAGACATTTTCTTTAGTTACAAGCACTGAAATACTTTAAGTATTTATCAACATAGTTCAGTGCACCTTTTGATTatgctgtttcatttttcctttatgttGCCAAAATTCAAAGCTGAACAATGTGTCTGGAAAAGATGTTTCACatgaaagaggaagaaggaaaaaaaccatttgGTAGACACCTCTGACCTCAACCGCAGCACTAAATTTCTGAGGGCCCATGCCTGTAAGCAGAGAGTTCAAAAGGGAGTTGCAGAGCCACCGTGGGGAAGTGCATGAGGTCTCTAACAGCAAAACCACCTACCAGACCCTGTTGGCTTGAGGCAGACTGTGTCCACAGCAGCCCCTAGCTGCCCAGGTGCAAATGTTAACGAGATCTGTAAGAAAATCACTCTCCAGAACAATTTTAGGGTTTAGAAAGCTGATGTTAGTTTATTACAGTGTGGGGTGCAGGAGGCAATCTCTCCTCCTGGCACGCACATcgagaaacaaagaaacaatcCTTACATGCATACATAAACTACCTGCCTACCGATACATATGCAATACAAGGTGACATTTAACACGATTTGAGCAGAGTTGAGGAACACAGTCACATGTTTTGGCATGGTGTCTTTATATGGGTGTTCACtgtaatatttttacatttaatgAGGCAAAGGTCTCACTCTGGGCACCGTGGTCTTGCTGAAACTGTTCTGAAGCTGTTTGCCTGCTCTGTCCCGCAGTTTGTAACCAGAGATGTCTCGCAGCCCTAAGGCTCTCTGTCCTCGGCTGGTCTCTCAGGCCACCACCTCCCCGGTGTCTGCACAAGAGTTAAGTGGCCACGGGCACTTTTAAACCCTTCACGTGCAGTTCTCACGTCATTCATCACCTTACTATGGTCACTCAGCTCAAAACCCAAATCCCGCTTGTAGGAAATACGGTATTAAGTGAGGACGAGTCTACAGGGAATCCCTTGTGTCTGGTACTACAGACACACACCTTGAGATAAAGCAACCGTGACGAGCGCTGCAGCAATTTCCTGCGTCCGCAAGCAGCGAAGAGACGTCCCGGTGTGACCGGCGGCCTGGCGCACACAGCAGAGGCCGGCACTACCCCTCGCTGGGCAGCAGCGCAGCCAGCCCGGGCACACACGCTTCACCTTCACTTCTTTGTGCATTCAATCGGCAAAGCCGCTCTCAAAGCCTCAACACCGCCTGCTCACGGACGCCCGTCCGCCCGTCAGCCCTCcgttcctccctctctcctttccgGCCCTCAGCCGCGCCTCCCGCCCCCACAGCGGCTCCCGGCCTACACCGCGGCGCGGCTGCTTCCGGCGCCGGGTGAGCGGCGGAGAGCGCGCAGACATGGCGGAACCTGCCCCGGCGGCCCCGGCCGCGACGGAGAGCGAAGGGAAACGAAAACgcaagaacaaaaagaaagtggTTGAAGGTAGAGGCGGGGCGCGGGTCTGTGCGGGGCCAGCAGCCGCCTCGCTGGGAAGCGGTTGGGATTGGGGATGGGCCCTCCGGTGGCCCGCAACAAGCGTGGCCTCGGGTCCGTGTGAGCGGCGCggcagcctggggaagggcGGCTGCAGTGCGGGGCCGCGGCTGCTCGCCTCGGCCTCTGCCGCCGCCTTATGCCATGTGCTACCCGCGGCCCATCTCACAGCTGTGgatttttgagaggaaaacCCAATACCTTAAAGCGGTAACGTTTTTTAAGGTCAAGAGAGTTTAGAGCACGTTCAACAGTGTGTTAAATGCAGCTTTGCGTCGCTGCTGCTGGTTATTGTAATAGGGGTATGTAGTGGCCACtgatgaaagagaaggaaaaaccaaccttttatcttttttttccccctctaatACCTATAGCCGTTGATGAATCTGAACTTCTCACTGTGCCAGATGGATGGAAAGAGCCAGCCTTTACAAGAGAGGATAATCCTAGAGGGTTGCTGGAAGAAAGCAGTTTCGCAACGTTATTCCCAAAGTACAGGGAAGCCTACATAAAAGAGTGCTGGCCACTTGTCCAGAAAGCCTTGAATGAACATGTATGAATGCTTGCTATTTGTGGTACCCTATCTTTTCTTTTGGGAGATACAGATCTTACTTAAACTCATAAAGATCATGCAAGTTGGTTTTCTGATGCTGTATttgtgtatatttatactgtgttcTCATTTGGAATTGGTAGTGTAATCTTTTCTTGTCCTGACAGTCAGTGAAGGTCTGTGTAGCTAGACTTGCAGTTCCTTAAAGATGCTGTCAGCAAAGCTCTTTGCAGCAGCAGTTGTCTTGCCATCCAGATGCTGGCAATTTGGTTGTGCCTGAATTCAGGGAGACAAGAGAGGTGGTATATTTGGGTTTGTGACACACACATTCAGTCTTTTTCATGAGTGTGGATTTCCTTAAGCTGAAAGTCACTTTGAAGAGTTTTGCAGAGTGGATCTGTATCCAGTATGTAGCATCGTGATTGTTAACTCCTTACTGCTGAAGATTGATTCTGTGGTTCTTATTTAGAGATTGAGTCATTGTTTCTTCTCAAACGTTACAGTATGTGAGTGCAACGCTGGATCTAATTGAAGGAAGCATGACTGTCACCACCACTAAGAACACCTTCGATCCATATGTAATCATCAGGGCTAGAGATTTAATAAAACTCCTGGCAAGAAGTGTTCCATTTGAACAGGTCTGTATTAAATCCTGGAAGTTTGCATCAAATTCTATCATAATACTTATAAAATAGGACATTTTCAAAATCTAGGAGTTTCAGACGAGTCAGGTTAACTGAAACCGTCTATTTAAAATAGACGTATGTGGAAGCAAAGTGAGAAGAATGAACTTGACTCTTTTGAGAGATCCATTTGCATTCAGGTGATACTGCCTACTTCTTGTCTCTTCAGGCAGTTCGTATCCTTCAGGATGATGTTGCCTGTGACATCATTAAAATAGGTTCTCTGGTGAGGAAGAGAGACACTTTTATAAAAAGAAGAGGACGGCTTCTTGGGCCAAAAGGGTCTACTCTGAAGGTATTTCCTATAGCTGTAGTAACCAGACATTTCTTAGACCCAGGTTTGTTGTCAGGCCTTCAGTTTACATTTgtctaatttcttttttgttgtagGCCCTGGAACTGTTAACAAACTGTTACATTATGGTGCAAGGCAACACAGTTTCAGCGCTTGGACCCTTTAGTGGCCTAAAAGAGGTAAGGAGGGTCAGATGAGCCATTGGTGTAGCATACTTCTATGCCCAGCTTGAGAGCAGGAGAGAGGCAAAATCTGACAACCTTGGGAGTGTCTCACTGACTTTTAGCTATGTATTAGTAAGCAACATTTATGTGAATGTCCATAGTCTTGACATCTTAGCTGCTGAATTTTGTTTAGACTTGCTGTCTTGTAAGTAAAAAAGTATTTGTGAAATACTGTTTTGAGGTTGTTTTAGCAAGAGTTTTTGTGCTTTTGGATAATAAGTGTAAGAGTGAAAGTACTGCATAGTTAGTGATATATAACTTTAAGGAGCATCTAATATGTTTTTAGTAACTAGGAGAAGAGTGCTTATCAAAAGCAAGTTTCTCATGATACCATAAAAATCCATGGTAATGTGAAAGTAATGTTTGTGGGGTGTGCTAGAGTGTATTACAGACACGACAATACTATTAATATTTCTGAAGTGCTGTGTGTTCCAGTTAACCATGTGCATTAGCTTTTAAAATCTACCTCTTTGCGGGGGAGGGGAAGCAAGATAGTATATCTGGTGCTTGAAGTGATTAGAATGTGAGATAGTTGCtgagttttctgttctttttcattaaatacaGGTTAGAAAAGTTGTTCTGGACACGATGAAGAATATACATCCCATATATAACATTAAGGTTAGCGTGGTCCATTGTGCATCTCTTTTTACAAGAAAGTACTGTTTCTTCTGAGAGATTTGTATGTTCATAATTTAGATGTTTCTGTGTGGCAATCTGGTTTTGAGAATTCCTGTAGTgtgctgcttaaaaaaaaacccctgactTTCATATCCTTCATTTTGTCATGATATATTGCCATAATATCATTAACAGTATCTGAGAAAATGTCAAAGGAAAAGTCTGTATCAATTTTTCGTCCTTTTTGATTTTTCACTTGATACTTGCTCATTGAAACTGAGGTACTGTCTCCAATGCACTCCATACCTATTTTGAGACAAATGTGTCTTTCTGGTTCTGCTCTTCATAATTAAGCCCCTGTTACTGAAGTGAGAGGTGGAAAGTTTGAGTGTAGCATATTCACTGTGACAAAGTTTAGTAAAACTTGTACTTTGGAGCTCTTGGCTACTGCTATAATACTGTTTTTTTTATAATCATTTCTTTGTGACATTCTAAAACCACTGAAGACGTTGATGATCAAAAGGGAATTAGCAAAAGATCCCGAACTGAGGTCACAAAGTTGGGAAAGATTTTTGCCGAAGTTCAAGCCGAAGAACTTGAAAAAACGTAAGGagccaaagaagaaaaacactaaGAAGGAATACACACCGTTCCCACCTCCACAGCCAGAAAGCCAGGTCAGCTGAAACTTTATTTGGTTGTGCAGGGTTGTAGCACAACTTAAAATTGTGTTCTTGCTAACAAGAGCTTGGGAGTCCTCTTCTATCTGTCTAAAGCTCCTTGGTGCTTGTTTTACGTAGATTGACAAAGAGTTGGCAAGTGGTGAATACTTCttgaaagaaagacagaagaaacgGAAGCAAGTGGCAGAGATAAAGGTAAAGTTTATCAAATTAACCCACTATTCACTTAAAAGGTATTTGACTACTGACTTGGATGACTATATTTTTGTGTCCCTTTTGTCCTGCTCTGCTGATACCTGACCTTTTTATCGATAATTTTAGGCAAAGCAAGCTGATGCagtcaagaaaagacaagaggaaagaaataaagcttttattCCACCAAAGGAAAAGCCAGttgtgaaaacaaagaaaggtaACCATTTGTGGggatttttcctcttctaaaaCCTGCTGTTGATTCCTAGACTGAGTGATTTTGCAGAGCTACAGGTGTAGGAACTAAGAAAGATTGTGCAAAAAAAATTTCTCGTGATTAGATCCATGCCTGGAGTTGCAAGAGACAGTAGAAAGATCATGCAGCCCATAATGCTGTACCTATACAATGACAGTTGTCTGCAGAACGTTCTGACGGAGATAGTGAGGCATCCATCTCCACTGGCTGTTCTGGCTACTCGGCTTTCAGtcttgcagcagagctgctgccataACTTTTGCATTCAAATGGATTTTctgttaagaaaaagaaaggcaaatgcAAGATTTACTTGTAAAGTTATGCCACAAGTAAGTTTTGGTGTAAGATGGGTAAATAGCTTTTCTAAAAGTTAATCCACATTCTGTGCAACTAAGATCTTTTGTTCTCAGATGGCTTGTTTTTTCCACACTAGAGAAACAAATCTTGGGTTTTCTGGACTTCTTGATGATCCTGCTTAATCCTTCAGTGTATTAGAAAATATACCTAGTATATCTATTAGCTCTGCTACCTACATGTTATTACACTTCATATTACACATTTTCTTACAAACTGAAAAGTGTGTTTCTCCAGAAGCATGCATTCTGCTGCATTGCTGCAGTACTTTTTTTGTGATGGCAGTAAATTTTCCATGATCCTGCTTTTGACTATACTGTATGTTAAAATACTATGCTTTTCTGACTAGTATGTATTTTGACCTGAAATCCTTCAGTCTTCCAAGAATAAATGACAGAAGTAATTTGTATGTAGAGAGAACTGAGATCCAAAGAAGACAGCTGGTGCTCACTGTTAGATGCAGAAATTAACTGTGTGAGATTATCAGAGTTAGATCCAAACTCATCATGACTCATGCCCAAAAGGGAAAATACCATCCCCTAGATGAGCGTAAGAGTAGGTTATTCGTGTTGCTCAGCATTGCATGTTAATAACTTAAGTATTTTGTCACTCCCTGAAGTTTGCTAGAGAGGTCTTCATCCTGTTTCCCCAGCCCACCATTCCCCATCCTGTTCCCAACAGTGGCCATTACTGGGTGGCCAGGGACAGAGTATAAGGATGGGACAGGCACGTTTAGGATCTTTCCGTCTTAGTTATTTGCAGAAAGATAAAATGCCACAATCTCTTCTTACATGAGACCAACCAAGCCAAAAGGCCTCTCTTTAagagcgtgtgtgtgtgtgttattaATTTTGGAGGAGTTCATCTGTGGTCTGAGCAGCAGATTTTGAATGTCACAATTTGTATGTCTACAGACAGTGGCATCTGTGTTCATATATAAAAAACACCATCTGATTTCTTTGTATGGCTGTTCTCCTTTGAATTCTGGTGAAGGAAGTTTGTAGATAGTACTAGTTTAAACAAAAATTCTTATTAGAATAGTTTGTAAAACCATTAGTGAACAAAAACCAAGTCCTAACCAATGCCACAGGATGCAGTTTACTGTATTTATGTATGAAGTCATCTTCTAGGCTGTAAAaatttagaaatattaaaattaatgtctgctatttttgtatttttactaTGTAGCCTCCACTGAGAAGAAAATTGATATTGAAGTCATCAAGGAAAAGGTAAAGATggcaaagaagaagaaattaggAGCACTTCCTGTGGAAGAAGTCAAGTTAAAAATGGcagcagatgaaaagaaaaaaaagaaaaagaagtaattcACCACCAGAGATACTCACTTTCCTCCTATGTTAATGGAAATTTTCACACTTGGAATATCTGAGACTTCTTGCTGTCAGTATAACCTGGACAAGGAAAGACTGGGACAAATATCGTTCTCTTTTCCTAAGTGCAGTTTCACCAGTGGACTGAAAGCAGCTGTGCAGAATTAATTGCGAAGACTAGTGACAAAAATCTGCGCTGCTCTATTGTTTGAGAAAGCAAGAAAGTGTATTTGGATAGTATCCATCTGCCTGAAGGGAAGGTGTTGTGGTGGAAACATTTTGGAGTTTGATGCAGGGTACATTAAACGTTAGGGTCAGAGAATTTGCTGGGAGTTTAAGGTAATTTTTCTGTGAAAGACAACCAGACTATACCCAGCCTCAGTTACGGCGATCACTTGTGCAAAGCAGGCAAGGTCTATTGCTATAttatgcttttgtttctgtaaaagCTGATTATTTTTGCGTGTTTTGTCTTGGTGGTAATAAACTATTTTAATACTTTGTTCTTAAATCCTTTAATCAGTCATCTGCCATGGAGCCTACTTACTATTTTCCAGGAAACAAGCTCACAGCTTCATGTGAGAATTAGACAAACCATAATCTTAATTGAATGCCGGTAATAAACTGTCATTTGTTGGCCTTATCCTGGAGGCTGCTAGACAGAAGTGTCTTTCCACATGGATTGTGCTGCAGGGAAAGCAAAACCCTTGCTGTCTTTAAACATATTAACTTCTTGTTTGCAAAAAGGTCTAAaacattttgttccttttctttttcttacttttttagGCCTCTCCATTTTTAAAGGATGTTTAGAAGTTATTTGTTTCCTGAAAATGTAAATTGGGAGGAAATAAAGTTCATCAGAAGAGCACATGTTGCTTCTTTCATCCATCTGAGGTTAAAGAAGCAAATGTCATGATGTGCTAGAGCCACACCAATTACATGATTGTGTTGGGGTGCTTTTGCCAGGTTTTGGAGCTTTAATCACCTACACATGCAGTAGAAATGATTATACTAGAACATTGCAGCTTGCTGCTTTTAAGTTAGTGACCTTTTGTTTGAATatagaaagcaaaaccacaggTATTTCCTTTTGTACATATAAGAATGTAGAATATATGTGGTTAAATAACTATTTCTCAACACAGACCTACTGGCTAAGATGCTTGCCTGCAGTCTGGGAGGCAAGATTAACCTTGCTATGCCTTTCAGTTACACCATTGTTTCTTGGCATTTAATTGTTGAGGAGGAAAGTGCTCTCAGTCCTTTTAGGGACTATGTTGTTCATAAATGGCAGCTTGATTACTTGTGGAATCCACCAGGGAAATACTGCTTCAGCAGATACTTCACTGAGACTATGATCAGTACCTCACAAACACCCATTTCAGAAACTGCAGTGAGCTGATGATTTAGCGATAACGGCAGTATGAGAAGCTTTATAGAATACACAGCAGCTGATGTTCAGCAGTTGACAGGGCACAGGGGTGACCCAAGGTCAGTACCAGACAGGTAGTTTAGACCTCTCATATAGTGAGGACTCACTTCAACAGGAGGCACTGCAATACCTGAGTTTAATAGCTGTTCTTACTGTGTGGTCCCATAGATGAGTGTTCCAGCAGAGACAGAAGCCACTAAGGAGGAGTCTGACTGCAGCCAGGGAAGGAGCGTGAGTGTATCAGGGAAGGGAGAGCCCTTGGTTCTAATCTGGACTGGACGAGGCCCCTTTCACTGCAGAGAACTGGCACAGATGTATAAAAAGGTAAAATTAAAAAGTGTAGAGCTGATTGCCTTACATTGTCCTTGCAGGCTGGAATTTCATGCCAggaacctgatctagttgaaagCACCCTGGGAAAGAGTGTTTTCTGGCTGCATCGGCAAACCGCCTGGTCACCTGAGTTGCAGTGCAGGAAAACGTAACTTAGGTTGGTGGCAGCCTGGCTTTACGTTATATGTACCTCCCCAGAGGTGTGCTTAAAATTTAGAACCCACAGCTGGGTCATCTTTGCAGCTTTCCCATCAAATCCCTATCCACAATAAAACTCTCAACGGACTTCAGGAAGTCTTCTGTTGTTAGAGGGTGAAAAAGCCTTCACATTGtgttttaatctttttcagTTGCTATGGTTGACAAATCTCAGCAGTTGTTGGACATTTATTTACTTAAACTGGAAAATCAAGAAAGCTTGCACCCATTCCTGTAGGTGAGTTAAACCAAAGGATGTGCCTGCTTAGAGTCCCTTTCTAAATGACATATGTCTACGTGGACTCACTATTGGTGCTTCTTGCACCTGTTTTCTGAGAGTATATGGCTGTACAGTTCTAACACTTGTATACGAAGTAAAGAATACAAAATGATGTGGAAAGGTTAAAATgagttgttttgtgttttaagaATGACTTTAACTATTGCAATTTGTCTTAAACTGTTTTTAGAGTTAAGAGGCTTACAAAAAAATACCTGAAGGCTGTATTTATGTATCGGTGTTTTGCATTTATCATGTGGAATTCGTGGGCAAATGCCATAAGATAACCATGGACAACCCAAAGTGGTTTGATATCTGGATTTTTGGATGTCCTAAAAAAGCAATGCAGTACTTGTTTAGCTTTTTGACCTTTTGgctttcaggcttttttttgtttgaaagatACCGTGTGGTAAAGTTTGAGGTATTTTTCCCCCACACTCCAGTGAtttacaggggttttttttgatgaaGTATTTACTGTGGTATTTCCTTAGAGCTCCCAAAGTACATAGTTAGTGACAGTGCTGTGAATATTCTGAACTTTAAGGGCTCTGTTACTCGTTCTGTTTACTCCTCAAGACTGAGCGTATGTTAAACTAAGCAGGGGAGAATTCCTTCTCAGTTCATTGTTGCTCCCTGGACACAGCAGCATGTGTTCTTCCCTCTTTTGAGTTTTTCCTTGCAGCAGTAGGATCTAAGTGCAGGTGACTTTTGTGGGACAGAGGCTGTGTCAGGTTCCGTGCTAGGGTGGGAGCACATCCCACTGCTTGTCTGCTGCTTGCCACCCTCACGGGATGGATTTTCAGGTGGCACCTTGCAGTCTGTGAAGCATGAGGCTTGTGTCTTGCACCAAAGACAATGGCAAAAAGACAAGTGGGGAGGAAAGTGGCTGTGCTTTTTAATGACTGGACCCATAGCCTTGCTTTTCCAGTGGGGTATACTTTTTAAAACACCCTAATCTGCTTAATTTGGAAGAGAGAACCGAGGCTGGCTCTCTCCCAGCATGGGCACTGAGACCCTGGTCACTGGAGTCTGGAAAATAAACTGCTCATCTCCTGTCTGCCTGTGTGATATCTTGGCTACAGAGGGTCTGGTAGCCAACAAACTGAAGATATATCAAGGGCAAAGATATATTCAGGGTGAAATGTGTAGTTTTGTCTCCAGACATGTTGgcatttttaaaacttatttattcGGGGAATGGTGTGATGCTGATTTGATTGCAAGCAGTTTACTATGTGGAGGAGTAACCAGAGAAACTTTGGGTCTCAGTTCCAATGTTTTCAGGTAAGATCCACTGGGTATGCAGAAACACTGACAGATATTGTTCGGGGCAGTAGCCCAGAAACACAATGTTGAGGAGAACTTCCTGGCTTCCTTTAAAGCACTGTGGCTGTGCCCTTTGGAGAGGCACAGTGCACAGGCAGCTAAACCTGCCTCTGCATAGATATGAGTTGCTACAGCCCAGCTGTGAGTTTGTACAGCTTTGCTCCTTCCAGCCTCCCCTCCAGCTGAGCAACTGGGGGGGTAAAGAATGTGCCCAGCTGAACACAGCAGCTGCCCCCACTGCTTTCTGCCTGCTCCAGATGTGCAGGTTGCAGGAGATTCATCTCTTGGCAGCTGTTAAACCAAAGGCATATTTATGGCCACAGCACGACTTTTATTTGGAGTTCCATGCCGTCTTTCCCAGCATTGTGT
Above is a window of Colius striatus isolate bColStr4 chromosome 1, bColStr4.1.hap1, whole genome shotgun sequence DNA encoding:
- the KRR1 gene encoding KRR1 small subunit processome component homolog codes for the protein MAEPAPAAPAATESEGKRKRKNKKKVVEAVDESELLTVPDGWKEPAFTREDNPRGLLEESSFATLFPKYREAYIKECWPLVQKALNEHYVSATLDLIEGSMTVTTTKNTFDPYVIIRARDLIKLLARSVPFEQAVRILQDDVACDIIKIGSLVRKRDTFIKRRGRLLGPKGSTLKALELLTNCYIMVQGNTVSALGPFSGLKEVRKVVLDTMKNIHPIYNIKTLMIKRELAKDPELRSQSWERFLPKFKPKNLKKRKEPKKKNTKKEYTPFPPPQPESQIDKELASGEYFLKERQKKRKQVAEIKAKQADAVKKRQEERNKAFIPPKEKPVVKTKKASTEKKIDIEVIKEKVKMAKKKKLGALPVEEVKLKMAADEKKKKKKK